DNA sequence from the Halococcus salsus genome:
ACCTCGGCTACGCCGGCAACGTCGCCGAACGCGACATCGCTGGCGACCAGCGGATCTTCGTCGAGGACGTCGAGGACGCCAAGGCCGTGACCCTCATCCTCCGCGGCGGCACCGAGCACGTCGTCGACGAGGTCGAACGCGCCATCGAGGACTCCCTGGGTGTCGTGCGCGTCACGCTCGAGGACGGGAAGGTCCTCCCCGGCGGCGGCGCGCCCGAGACCGAGCTCTCGCTCGGCCTGCGTGACTACGCCGACTCCGTTGGGGGCCGCGAGCAGCTCGCCGTCGAGGCCTTCGCCGACGCCATCGACATCATCCCCCGGACGCTCGCCGAGAACGCCGGCCTCGACCCGATCGACTCCCTCGTGGACCTCCGGAGTCAGCACGACGCCGGCAACACGACCACCGGCCTCGACGCCTACACCGGTGAGGTCGTCGACATGGAGGCCGACGGCGTCGTCGAGCCCCTCCGCGTCAAGACCCAGGCCATCGAGAGCGCCACCGAGGCCGCCGTGATGATCCTCCGCATCGACGACGTCATCGCTGCGGGTGACCTCAAGGGCGGCCAGACCGGCGACGACGACGACGGCGGCCCGCCCGCGGGCGGCGCACCCGGCGGTATGGGTGGCATGGGCGGGATGGGCGGCATGGGCGGTATGGGTGGCATGGGCGGCATGATGTGACGACCGGGAACTACCACACCCACCCCCGACGCCGCTGACCGCATCGCGCCACGACCGACCGAATTTTTCCAGCGTCGATCCGTTAGCGACAGCCTTCGCCTCGGTTCTCGACCTCGCCGCCGCGTTCTCGGTCGTCCGGAGCGGCCGCTCGGCGTGTGGTGAAATCGTGAAAAGGGTGTTTCGACGGTTCGGTCGGGACGCGAGCGAAGGTCGGCTTACTCTTCGAGGTCGAGTTCGAACTGTTCGTGTTCGCTCACGGCGTTCAGGACCACGCTGGTGTTCGACTCCTTGACGTCGGGTTCGGTGATGAGGCTCTTGATCTGGTCGTTCATGTCGTCGGTGTCCTTGAACTTCCCGACGGCGACGACGTCGTGGTCGCCGGTGACCTCGTAGACCGAGATCATCTGGTGGTGGTCGCGGAGGCGGTCGGTGACCTCGGGGAGCGAACTCCCCTCGACCTTGAGCTGGATCACGGCGGTGACGTCGTAGCCGAGCGCGTCGTAGTCGATCTCGGGCGAGTAGTCCCGGATCACGCCCTCGGATTCGAGGTCCGCGAGGTGGTTCGAGACGGTCGTGACCGAGACGTCGAGCTGGTTGGCGAGGCTCCGGAGGCTCGCGCGGCCGTCGCCCAGCAGTGCGTTGATGAGTTCGGTGTCGAGGTTCTCGTACGTCATATCTACCCGTGATAGGTGTGGATAGTAAAACTTTACGAATATCCAATTCTGAGCCGGCTCTCAATATTTGCGAAGAACAGCAATCCTTTTACTCCGGCCGGTATCCCACCGAGTAGGCACGAAGTATGACAAACGAAACCTCTGTCCCCGACGGTGGCCTCTCGACGGAAGCCCAACACGTTCTCGACCAGATCGACGAGCAGAACGTGGACTTCCTCCGGCTCCAGTTCACCGACATCCTCGGCACGGTGAAGAACGTCTCCATCCCCGCTTCGCAGGCCGAGAAGGCATTCGAGGAGGGGATCTATTTCGACGGCTCCAGTATTGAAGGGTTCGTCCGGATCCAGGAATCGGACATGCGTCTCAAACCCGACCCCTCGACGTTCGCGGTGCTGCCGTGGCGGCGCACCGAGGAGAGCGCGGCCGCGCGCCTCATCTGTGACGTGATGGACACCTCCACCGGCGAACCCTTCGAGGGCGACCCGCGCGGCGTCCTCAAGCGCGCGGTCGACCGCGCCGAGGGGATGGGCTACGACGTGAACTTCGCCCCCGAACCCGAGTTCTTCCTCTTCGAGGAGGACGAGGACGGGCGGGCGACGACGAAGACCAACGACGCGGGTGGCTACTTCGACCTCGCACCGAAGGACCTCGCCCAGGACGTCCGCCGGGACATCATCTTCGGGCTCGAGAGCATGGGTTTCGAGATCGAGGCCTCCCACCACGAGGTCGCCCGCGGCCAGCACGAGATCAACTTCACCTACGACGACGCGGTCTCGACGGCCGACAACGTCGCGACGTTCAGGTCGGTCGTCCGCGCCATTGCGGCCGAACACGAACTTCACGCGACGTTCATGCCCAAACCCATCGCGGGGATCAACGGCTCGGGGATGCACACCCACATGTCGCTGTTCGAGGACGGCGAGAACGCCTTCCACGACGAGGACGACGAGTTCAACCTGAGCGGCACGGCGAAGGAGTTCCTCGCGGGCGTCCTCGAACACGCGCCGGCCATCACGGCGGTCTCGAACCCGACCGTCAACAGCTACAAGCGGCTCGTACCGGGCTACGAGGCTCCCGTCTACGTCGCGTGGTCCGACCGCAACCGCTCCGCGCTCATCCGCAAGCCGGCCGCACGCACCCCGGCCGCCAGCCGCATCGAGGCCCGCTTCCCCGACCCCTCGTGCAACCCGTATCTCGCCTTCGCGGCGCTCATCCACGCCGGTCTCGACGGGATCGACCAGGGCTACGAGGCCCCCGACCCGGTTCGCGAGAACATCTACGACTTCGACGAGGCGAAACGCGAGGAGTACGGTATCGAGACCCTGCCGACCACGCTCGAATCCGCCGTCGAGCAGCTCGAAGCCGACGAGGTCGTCATGGACGCCCTCGGCGAGCACGTCTCCGAGACGTTCCTCGAAGCCAAGAAGGCCGAGGTCACCGACTACCACGTCTCGGTGAGCGAGTGGGAGAAGGAGCGCTACCTCGAAACGTTCTGAATCGGCCAACCACCCTTTTTTATCTCGGTGACGGCGTGACGCGCTCGGCGAGCACCGGCAGCGAGAGCAGTCCGCCGAAGACCGCGGCGGCCGCGACCCCGGTTACGACGAGCGGCGGTTCGAGCACGTAGACCACACCGAAGAGGCCGCCGAGAACGGCGATCCCGACCGCCAGCCCGAGGATCGCAACGGATGGAAGCCGACTCGGAACCCGGGATCCAAGCACTTCCCACGCGCCGAGCGCGCCGAGCGCGCCCCCGAGGATCAACACGTCGTCGAACGTCACCGGACCGGCGAGCACGCAGACGACGGCGGGGACCGCGGCGACCCGGAAGGCGGCTCGGGTCCGGCCGCCCGCCAGCCCGAGCACGACCCCGAGATAGGCCAGCCCGATCGTGACTCCGACGACGACGTCGACGGCGTAGTGAACCCCGAGGACGAGCCGTGCGAGACAGATCACCGCCACGACGCACCCGGCGACCGCCGCGCGGGCCCGCCGGCTGCCGACGGTGAGCGCGCTCGCGAGCCCACCCCAGAAGACCGTCGAGAGGAGGGCGTGGCCGCTCGGGAAGCCGTAGCCGGTCGCGGTCGCCGCCTCGACGTACGCGCCCCGGAGGAGGCCCGGCACGTAGCGAACCCCCGGAACCGAGGCCGGGGCCGGCGGGCGGGGGAAACCGAAGATCGCCTTCAGCGCGGTCGTGAGGGCGATCCCGCCGAGCACGAGGCCGAGCACGAACGCGACCCGTCTCCGCGGCGCGCCGAGAACTGGGAGGCGCTCGCCCGCCGCGTAGAGCAGTACCAGCACGAGGAAGACGAACCAGACGTCGCCGAGCTGGGTGAGGAGCGCGAACACCGGCGCGAGAACGTCGGGCAGCCGCTGGAGGGCCTCGGTGATGC
Encoded proteins:
- the lrp gene encoding HTH-type transcriptional regulator Lrp produces the protein MTYENLDTELINALLGDGRASLRSLANQLDVSVTTVSNHLADLESEGVIRDYSPEIDYDALGYDVTAVIQLKVEGSSLPEVTDRLRDHHQMISVYEVTGDHDVVAVGKFKDTDDMNDQIKSLITEPDVKESNTSVVLNAVSEHEQFELDLEE
- the glnA gene encoding type I glutamate--ammonia ligase, with the translated sequence MTNETSVPDGGLSTEAQHVLDQIDEQNVDFLRLQFTDILGTVKNVSIPASQAEKAFEEGIYFDGSSIEGFVRIQESDMRLKPDPSTFAVLPWRRTEESAAARLICDVMDTSTGEPFEGDPRGVLKRAVDRAEGMGYDVNFAPEPEFFLFEEDEDGRATTKTNDAGGYFDLAPKDLAQDVRRDIIFGLESMGFEIEASHHEVARGQHEINFTYDDAVSTADNVATFRSVVRAIAAEHELHATFMPKPIAGINGSGMHTHMSLFEDGENAFHDEDDEFNLSGTAKEFLAGVLEHAPAITAVSNPTVNSYKRLVPGYEAPVYVAWSDRNRSALIRKPAARTPAASRIEARFPDPSCNPYLAFAALIHAGLDGIDQGYEAPDPVRENIYDFDEAKREEYGIETLPTTLESAVEQLEADEVVMDALGEHVSETFLEAKKAEVTDYHVSVSEWEKERYLETF
- a CDS encoding phosphatase PAP2 family protein, with protein sequence MRGVGITEALQRLPDVLAPVFALLTQLGDVWFVFLVLVLLYAAGERLPVLGAPRRRVAFVLGLVLGGIALTTALKAIFGFPRPPAPASVPGVRYVPGLLRGAYVEAATATGYGFPSGHALLSTVFWGGLASALTVGSRRARAAVAGCVVAVICLARLVLGVHYAVDVVVGVTIGLAYLGVVLGLAGGRTRAAFRVAAVPAVVCVLAGPVTFDDVLILGGALGALGAWEVLGSRVPSRLPSVAILGLAVGIAVLGGLFGVVYVLEPPLVVTGVAAAAVFGGLLSLPVLAERVTPSPR